The following are from one region of the Oncorhynchus masou masou isolate Uvic2021 chromosome 24, UVic_Omas_1.1, whole genome shotgun sequence genome:
- the hps3 gene encoding Hermansky-Pudlak syndrome 3 protein isoform X4 — protein sequence MVHVYNCHPFASQQIVPTEQEPGLVCCGGGALFVVSAGGCKIEAFQLGEEGCPLICRFATMGTVQSILHSEIGDYLVTIEEKNNAPYLRAYTNWRYQAAEKTRVGVRLLGHFLRGSSMRGAPKEQMEIIEIPLFERPLCVACCGVTGDLLVGCPKSLVLFSLKRQALNDKLSILDFERCLIIHLPGLSPQQVAICAGYIALQTELEVLVVKLERLPGAAFTQKSADKKPQDHSLVPQDMITGAEHDNETEGRREGLAGHRDHDDFFIFPKHQELLGDRAKDCGVKISLEWTGMESEARGNLIITYILYRRFAPDFFQDCSVEETHLHSLQFHPVFTSNQEVCVEGGRGVEPTCLFCFFSLPKTGYLYSVRGGVQMVSAYQYPEKAQQAVLTDLFLHIITKNALQCFSVRCAAVAARAEDPYIDTTMKACPPITMELCALRIQLFIGLKALCHYRHHVVLLTTADVETREDTERTARRVMNRKSPFTKPQNPSEMGHGWNLYVVNTVTPLQLYNEMVEYSKTYEETNPLSHSRLHLLSEAHLLLRATLLDPRVGNPVERPQTTGQNLAQALRYNTTPTADRRELLQAFQESCAQLGDCFSRFDKRDCHLALPYYKMSGLSLTEVISRNRGLSNSLCGYGQGFLYFLKHSLYEETLELLTEETANEVLDIFGVAEPSQLPHVIASPSMARASPDCGLAHLERLESIGAPSVPLTLSKAALALRMPDLQLYRQHMDRHTEMLQVYGFIEEAKLLLHGRGDTVVPTLLARHLRDNQDGLLVAAMVALHENDKVKLDEADLFFQELCGDVSGPQGGPQLLVDFWEALLMASSQEAVIQELLFRLTTVYIDRVTRRDGRGFKPHKSADDLINWCSHYGVLYPWVSILTPAHFNIIPEDLHKLQSLLCGPTLDVSSILPLLEQLPDEDNAGLSVHVLCATKLGHYESSIERLLDRCPQAIIPYANHELQNNNMALWWQKLFPELCERTRATQGENTILLAALKETLVVVAMELNPLEFLDLLPDDGTVHFFLPHLLECSQRNLMM from the exons ATGGTTCACGTATACAACTGCCACCCCTTCGCGTCCCAGCAAATCGTGCCAACCGAGCAGGAACCGGGGTTGGTGtgctgtggcgggggtgccctaTTCGTGGTGTCCGCTGGAGGATGCAAGATCGAGGCTTTTCAACTGGGAGAAGAGGGGTGTCCTCTCATCTGCCGCTTCGCCACTATGGGGACTGTGCAGAGCATCCTACACAGTGAGATAG GGGACTACCTGGTGACCATCGAGGAGAAGAACAACGCCCCCTACCTACGCGCCTACACCAACTGGCGCTACCAGGCGGCTGAGAAGACCCGCGTTGGCGTGCGTCTGCTCGGTCATTTCCTGCGCGGCTCGTCCATGCGCGGGGCTCCCAAGGAGCAGATGGAGATCATTGAGATTCCACTGTTTGAGCGTCCGCTGTGTGTGGCGTGCTGTGGGGTGACCGGAGACCTGCTGGTGGGGTGTCCTAAGAGCCTGGTGCTGTTCAGTCTAAAGAGACAGGCCCTCAACGACAAACTCTCCATCCTGGACTTTGAGCGCTGTCTCATCATCCACCTCCCGGGACTGTCGCCCCAACAG GTGGCGATCTGTGCAGGGTACATTGCCCTGCAGACAGAGCTGGAGGTGCTGGTGGTCAAACTGGAGAGACTTCCTGGTGCTGCTTTTACCCAGAAGTCAGCTGACAAGAAGCCCCAGGACCACAGTCTGGTCCCCCAAGATATGATCACTGGAGCAGAACACGACAACGAGACGG aggggaggagagagggtctgGCTGGTCACCGTGACCATGATGACTTCTTCATTTTCCCCAAGCACCAAGAGCTCCTGGGGGACAGGGCTAAGGACTGTGGGGTCAAGATCTCTCTGGAGTGGACAGGCATGGAGAGTGAGGCCAGGGGCAACCTCATCATCACCTATATcttatacag GCGTTTTGCTCCAGACTTCTTCCAGGACTGTAGTGTTGAGGAGACCCACCTGCACTCCCTGCAGTTTCACCCAGTGTTCACCA GCAACCAGGAAGTATGTgtggaggggggtagaggggtggagccGACATGTTTGTTCTGTTTCTTCTCGCTGCCCAAGACGGGCTATTTGTACAGCGTGAGGGGCGGGGTTCAGATGGTCTCAGCCTATCAGTATCCAGAGAAGGCCCAGCAGGCCGTCCTCACTGACCTCTTCCTCCACATCATCACAAA GAATGCTCTCCAGTGCTTCTCAGTGAGATGTGCAGCAGTGGCAGCCAGAGCTGAGGACCCTTACATCGATACCACCATGAAG gcCTGTCCTCCCATCACCATGGAGTTGTGTGCTCTGCGTATTCAGCTGTTCATTGGTCTGAAGGCTCTGTGTCACTACCGACACCACGTCGTCCTGCTGACCACTGCAGATGTGGAGACCAGGGAGGACACAGAGAGGACCGCACGCAGAGTCAT GAACAGGAAGTCACCCTTCACCAAGCCCCAGAATCCCAGTGAGATGGGTCACGGCTGGAACCTGTACGTGGTCAACACCGTCACCCCGCTCCAGCTCTACAACGAGATG GTGGAGTACAGTAAGACGTATGAGGAAACCAACCCTCTGTCTCACAGCCGTCTGCACCTGCTCAGTGAAGCCCACCTCCTCTTGAGAGCCACGCTCCTGGACCCCCGGGTTGGAAACCCTGTAGAACGGCCTCAGACCACTGGTCAGAACCTCGCCCAGGCCCTGAGATATAATACAACCCCCACCGCAGACAGACGGGAGCTGCTGCAGGCCTTCCAGGAGAGCTGCGCCCAGTTAGGAGACTGCTTCAGCAG GTTTGATAAGCGGGACTGCCACCTGGCCCTGCCCTACTACAAGATGTCAGGCCTGTCTCTGACAGAGgtgatctccaggaacaggggtCTGTCTAACAGCCTCTGTGGCTACGGGCAGGGCTTCCTCTACTTCCTCAAACACTCCCTCTATGAGGAGACCCTGGAGCTGCTCACTGAG gagaCGGCCAACGAGGTGCTGGATATCTTCGGTGTGGCCGAGCCGTCCCAGCTTCCCCATGTTATAGCCAGCCCTTCCATGGCCAGAGCCAGCCCTGACTGTGGCCTGGCCCACCTAGAGCGGCTGGAGTCCATCGGAGCCCCCTCCGTACCCCTCACCCTGTCCAAGGCTGCCCTGGCCCTGCGCATGCCAGACCTGCAGCTCTACAGGCAACACATGGACCGACACACAGAG ATGCTGCAGGTGTATGGGTTCATCGAGGAAGCCAAGCTGCTGCTGCACGGCAGAGGGGATACGGTGGTACCTACTCTCCTGGCTCGTCACCTCAGGGACAACCAGGACGGCCTGCTGGTGGCAGCCATGGTGGCGCTGCACGAGAACGACAAGGTCAAACTGGACGAGGCTGACCTCTTCTTCCAG GAGCTGTGTGGGGATGTGTCAGGGCCCCAGGGAGGCCCTCAGCTACTGGTTGACTTCTGGGAAGCCTTGCTGATGGCCTCGTCACAGGAAGCCGTCATCCAGGAGCTGCTGTTCCGCCTCACCACTGTCTACATCGATCGCGTCACACGCCGAGACGGCCGCGGATTCAAACCGCACAAGAGCGCAGACGACCTg ATTAACTGGTGTTCCCACTACGGCGTGTTGTATCCCTGGGTCAGCATCCTGACTCCAGCTCACTTCAACATCATTCCAGAGGACCTTCACAAACTACAG TCCCTGCTGTGCGGTCCCACCCTGGACGTGTCATCCATCCTGCCCCTGTTGGAGCAGCTGCCTGACGAGGACAACGCCGGGCTCAGTGTGCACGTGCTCTGTGCCACCAAGCTGGGTCACTACGAGAGCTCCATCGAGAGGTTGCTCGACCGCTGTCCTCAGGCCATCATCCCTTATGCTAATCATGAGCTGCAGAACAACAACATG GCTCTGTGGTGGCAGAAGCTGTTCCCCGAGCTGTGTGAGAGAACCAGAgcaacacagggagagaacacCATCCTGCTGGCTGCACTCAAAG AAACGCTGGTGGTGGTTGCCATGGAGCTGAACCCCCTGGAGTTCCTGGACCTGTTGCCTGACGACGGGACGGTCCACTTCTTCCTGCCTCACCTGCTGGAGTGCAGCCAGAGAAACCTCATGATGTGA
- the hps3 gene encoding Hermansky-Pudlak syndrome 3 protein isoform X5, producing MRGAPKEQMEIIEIPLFERPLCVACCGVTGDLLVGCPKSLVLFSLKRQALNDKLSILDFERCLIIHLPGLSPQQVGMDVAICAGYIALQTELEVLVVKLERLPGAAFTQKSADKKPQDHSLVPQDMITGAEHDNETEGRREGLAGHRDHDDFFIFPKHQELLGDRAKDCGVKISLEWTGMESEARGNLIITYILYRRFAPDFFQDCSVEETHLHSLQFHPVFTSNQEVCVEGGRGVEPTCLFCFFSLPKTGYLYSVRGGVQMVSAYQYPEKAQQAVLTDLFLHIITKNALQCFSVRCAAVAARAEDPYIDTTMKACPPITMELCALRIQLFIGLKALCHYRHHVVLLTTADVETREDTERTARRVIEYKDHKTLRGIFLAVGIEPSTTPALKHFLANSFLNRKSPFTKPQNPSEMGHGWNLYVVNTVTPLQLYNEMVEYSKTYEETNPLSHSRLHLLSEAHLLLRATLLDPRVGNPVERPQTTGQNLAQALRYNTTPTADRRELLQAFQESCAQLGDCFSRFDKRDCHLALPYYKMSGLSLTEVISRNRGLSNSLCGYGQGFLYFLKHSLYEETLELLTEETANEVLDIFGVAEPSQLPHVIASPSMARASPDCGLAHLERLESIGAPSVPLTLSKAALALRMPDLQLYRQHMDRHTEMLQVYGFIEEAKLLLHGRGDTVVPTLLARHLRDNQDGLLVAAMVALHENDKVKLDEADLFFQELCGDVSGPQGGPQLLVDFWEALLMASSQEAVIQELLFRLTTVYIDRVTRRDGRGFKPHKSADDLINWCSHYGVLYPWVSILTPAHFNIIPEDLHKLQSLLCGPTLDVSSILPLLEQLPDEDNAGLSVHVLCATKLGHYESSIERLLDRCPQAIIPYANHELQNNNMALWWQKLFPELCERTRATQGENTILLAALKETLVVVAMELNPLEFLDLLPDDGTVHFFLPHLLECSQRNLMM from the exons ATGCGCGGGGCTCCCAAGGAGCAGATGGAGATCATTGAGATTCCACTGTTTGAGCGTCCGCTGTGTGTGGCGTGCTGTGGGGTGACCGGAGACCTGCTGGTGGGGTGTCCTAAGAGCCTGGTGCTGTTCAGTCTAAAGAGACAGGCCCTCAACGACAAACTCTCCATCCTGGACTTTGAGCGCTGTCTCATCATCCACCTCCCGGGACTGTCGCCCCAACAGGTAGGGATGGAT GTGGCGATCTGTGCAGGGTACATTGCCCTGCAGACAGAGCTGGAGGTGCTGGTGGTCAAACTGGAGAGACTTCCTGGTGCTGCTTTTACCCAGAAGTCAGCTGACAAGAAGCCCCAGGACCACAGTCTGGTCCCCCAAGATATGATCACTGGAGCAGAACACGACAACGAGACGG aggggaggagagagggtctgGCTGGTCACCGTGACCATGATGACTTCTTCATTTTCCCCAAGCACCAAGAGCTCCTGGGGGACAGGGCTAAGGACTGTGGGGTCAAGATCTCTCTGGAGTGGACAGGCATGGAGAGTGAGGCCAGGGGCAACCTCATCATCACCTATATcttatacag GCGTTTTGCTCCAGACTTCTTCCAGGACTGTAGTGTTGAGGAGACCCACCTGCACTCCCTGCAGTTTCACCCAGTGTTCACCA GCAACCAGGAAGTATGTgtggaggggggtagaggggtggagccGACATGTTTGTTCTGTTTCTTCTCGCTGCCCAAGACGGGCTATTTGTACAGCGTGAGGGGCGGGGTTCAGATGGTCTCAGCCTATCAGTATCCAGAGAAGGCCCAGCAGGCCGTCCTCACTGACCTCTTCCTCCACATCATCACAAA GAATGCTCTCCAGTGCTTCTCAGTGAGATGTGCAGCAGTGGCAGCCAGAGCTGAGGACCCTTACATCGATACCACCATGAAG gcCTGTCCTCCCATCACCATGGAGTTGTGTGCTCTGCGTATTCAGCTGTTCATTGGTCTGAAGGCTCTGTGTCACTACCGACACCACGTCGTCCTGCTGACCACTGCAGATGTGGAGACCAGGGAGGACACAGAGAGGACCGCACGCAGAGTCAT AGAATACAAAGATCACAAAACCCTTAGGGGGATTTTCCTAGCAGTAGGTATAGAGCCTTCCACCACGCCGGCTCTGAAGCATTTTCTGGCCAACTCCTTCCT GAACAGGAAGTCACCCTTCACCAAGCCCCAGAATCCCAGTGAGATGGGTCACGGCTGGAACCTGTACGTGGTCAACACCGTCACCCCGCTCCAGCTCTACAACGAGATG GTGGAGTACAGTAAGACGTATGAGGAAACCAACCCTCTGTCTCACAGCCGTCTGCACCTGCTCAGTGAAGCCCACCTCCTCTTGAGAGCCACGCTCCTGGACCCCCGGGTTGGAAACCCTGTAGAACGGCCTCAGACCACTGGTCAGAACCTCGCCCAGGCCCTGAGATATAATACAACCCCCACCGCAGACAGACGGGAGCTGCTGCAGGCCTTCCAGGAGAGCTGCGCCCAGTTAGGAGACTGCTTCAGCAG GTTTGATAAGCGGGACTGCCACCTGGCCCTGCCCTACTACAAGATGTCAGGCCTGTCTCTGACAGAGgtgatctccaggaacaggggtCTGTCTAACAGCCTCTGTGGCTACGGGCAGGGCTTCCTCTACTTCCTCAAACACTCCCTCTATGAGGAGACCCTGGAGCTGCTCACTGAG gagaCGGCCAACGAGGTGCTGGATATCTTCGGTGTGGCCGAGCCGTCCCAGCTTCCCCATGTTATAGCCAGCCCTTCCATGGCCAGAGCCAGCCCTGACTGTGGCCTGGCCCACCTAGAGCGGCTGGAGTCCATCGGAGCCCCCTCCGTACCCCTCACCCTGTCCAAGGCTGCCCTGGCCCTGCGCATGCCAGACCTGCAGCTCTACAGGCAACACATGGACCGACACACAGAG ATGCTGCAGGTGTATGGGTTCATCGAGGAAGCCAAGCTGCTGCTGCACGGCAGAGGGGATACGGTGGTACCTACTCTCCTGGCTCGTCACCTCAGGGACAACCAGGACGGCCTGCTGGTGGCAGCCATGGTGGCGCTGCACGAGAACGACAAGGTCAAACTGGACGAGGCTGACCTCTTCTTCCAG GAGCTGTGTGGGGATGTGTCAGGGCCCCAGGGAGGCCCTCAGCTACTGGTTGACTTCTGGGAAGCCTTGCTGATGGCCTCGTCACAGGAAGCCGTCATCCAGGAGCTGCTGTTCCGCCTCACCACTGTCTACATCGATCGCGTCACACGCCGAGACGGCCGCGGATTCAAACCGCACAAGAGCGCAGACGACCTg ATTAACTGGTGTTCCCACTACGGCGTGTTGTATCCCTGGGTCAGCATCCTGACTCCAGCTCACTTCAACATCATTCCAGAGGACCTTCACAAACTACAG TCCCTGCTGTGCGGTCCCACCCTGGACGTGTCATCCATCCTGCCCCTGTTGGAGCAGCTGCCTGACGAGGACAACGCCGGGCTCAGTGTGCACGTGCTCTGTGCCACCAAGCTGGGTCACTACGAGAGCTCCATCGAGAGGTTGCTCGACCGCTGTCCTCAGGCCATCATCCCTTATGCTAATCATGAGCTGCAGAACAACAACATG GCTCTGTGGTGGCAGAAGCTGTTCCCCGAGCTGTGTGAGAGAACCAGAgcaacacagggagagaacacCATCCTGCTGGCTGCACTCAAAG AAACGCTGGTGGTGGTTGCCATGGAGCTGAACCCCCTGGAGTTCCTGGACCTGTTGCCTGACGACGGGACGGTCCACTTCTTCCTGCCTCACCTGCTGGAGTGCAGCCAGAGAAACCTCATGATGTGA